The genomic segment AAATATTTACATGCAGCCTACCTTTATGTTGCAATTTCGCCTCACCGACCCTGCCTATCGCCTCATCAAGCCTACCGATATTCCCGGTTTTGGGCGCAATTTCTCGCGCACGCATTTGGCTTTTGCATATAGAATGGTCTGGCAATTTGGCAAGTAAGCCGCTTGTTTGCAGCCAAACCTATGCGCTGCCTCTGTCTTATTTCGTAAAATGACGTTTTAAATTTTGATAGCATGCTCCATTTGAATACGATAAGTTTTTGTTCTATTTTTTCATTTTTTTCAAAAAAAAGCCTTCCTTTGCTTGCCTTATGGGGCTTGCTCCTGCTTTTTTCAAACGCACAAGCACAAGACAAGACCCAAGAAAATAAACAAAAAAAGACCACCGACTTTATTTATGTAGATATTCCGAAAGAATTTATCCTCCCTACGGATTCGGCAGGCAGGGCTTTTTACGACTCTTTGGCAAAAAGTGCTATCGCCAAAAAGGATACTTTCGGATTGGATACACAAGATTCTCTTTTTGCAGACAAAAAAGAGAAAACCGAAAGAGACAAGAAGCCCAAACAAGACCTACAAGAACAAACCGACAAAGAAATTGCTCAAACAGATGAAAGTCTAAAAGAAAAAAATGCTCAAAAGCAACAAGAAAAATCGCCAAACACAAAACAGCCCGACAATCAAACTAAGCCTAACACCGAAGCCATAGCACAAAAGCAAAACCCCGACAGTGAAACAGAAGGCGAAGATGCCCTATTAAATCCACTTTCTATGATTGCGACGGCAGCGCAGCAGGGCGAGGGCGGTGAAGATGACCCCGAAGGCGAAATGGAAGAAGACACAAACCAAAATCCTACTATCCTGCGTATAGATGGCAAGGGAAAGGGTGGTAATCAGACAAATCTAAACTTGAAATTGGCACAGGGAAAGACCCAAAAAATAGCCAAAGACACAACCATTGTGCAGCTCTTTTATTTAGACGGCGTAGGGGCAGTTTGGCTACCTGATAGCCTACTTTCCGACGTGCGCATGGCGAAATCTTTTTTGAGAGAAGACACTACCAACTACGATAATTTTGAATTTGAAAATATCGTCATGGTATCGGAGGAATTAGCCATCGACTGCGTCTGGGTTACGCTCAATCAATACTACGCCATTTGGAGTTCGGAAATCATCAATCCCTATAAAAGTGATGCCACTACTTTCAAAGATACCATTTCGCTCCAACTCTACGACCCTGCCTTAGCGCACCTTTGGGCAATGCCCCTCGATACAAGTCAGGTAAATTCCAAATTTGGCTGGCGTGGGCGGCGTTGGCATCATGGCATAGACCTCGAATTGGATACAGGCGACCCCGTCTATGCCGTCTTTGATGGGATTGTGCGCATCGAACGCTACAATTCAGGCTA from the Hugenholtzia roseola DSM 9546 genome contains:
- a CDS encoding M23 family metallopeptidase, with translation MLALWGLLLLFSNAQAQDKTQENKQKKTTDFIYVDIPKEFILPTDSAGRAFYDSLAKSAIAKKDTFGLDTQDSLFADKKEKTERDKKPKQDLQEQTDKEIAQTDESLKEKNAQKQQEKSPNTKQPDNQTKPNTEAIAQKQNPDSETEGEDALLNPLSMIATAAQQGEGGEDDPEGEMEEDTNQNPTILRIDGKGKGGNQTNLNLKLAQGKTQKIAKDTTIVQLFYLDGVGAVWLPDSLLSDVRMAKSFLREDTTNYDNFEFENIVMVSEELAIDCVWVTLNQYYAIWSSEIINPYKSDATTFKDTISLQLYDPALAHLWAMPLDTSQVNSKFGWRGRRWHHGIDLELDTGDPVYAVFDGIVRIERYNSGYGNHVVLRHYNGLETLYAHLSQTDVEVGTFVKAGQQLGLGGSTGRSTGPHLHFEVRYEGHTIDPSLVFDFPNHTIAAQTFHIVPKYFAHLGNRHHRTQNIRQSYTQTGKAQDSRQVIYHTVRYGDSYWKISRMYGTSMDAICKLNGITLKTPLRVGKKLRVR